Proteins from a genomic interval of Channa argus isolate prfri chromosome 11, Channa argus male v1.0, whole genome shotgun sequence:
- the LOC137135742 gene encoding probable gluconokinase isoform X1 codes for MVRVAECLKINRQDDLHHNGSLRLWKVCILSVYRSTLGAVLSEKLGWPLYEGDDYHPQENIEKMARGEALTDQDRLPWLLKLHEIIQRERSSGSDALVVCSALKRLYRQILLNGSKALAASSSQDQEIQPSTSTGVFFLFLHGDYDLIYQRMVARRGHYMKADLLRSQFDALEPPLDDENVLSLDISRSITDMAMVVEKHINRLKTTPAVF; via the exons ATGGTACGAGTCGCAGAG TGTCTGAAGATCAACAGACAAGATGATTTACATCATAATGGGAGTCTCAGGCTGTGGAAAGTATGTATCCTGTCTGTGTATAG AAGCACCTTAGGAGCTGTTCTTTCAGAAAAG CTGGGCTGGCCACTGTATGAAGGGGATGATTACCACCCACAGGAAAACATAGAGAAAATGGCTCGTGGTGAAGCGCTCACGGATCAG GACAGATTGCCTTGGCTTCTCAAACTACATGAAATTATTCAGAG AGAAAGGAGTTCAGGCTCTGATGCTCTTGTGGTGTGCTCCGCCCTGAAGCGCCTGTACAGACAAATCCTGCTCAATGGCTCCAAAGCCCTTGCTGCCTCTTCCAGTCAAGATCAAGAAATCCAGCCTTCCACCTCTACTggtgtcttttttcttttccttcatgGCGACTATGATCTCATTTACCAGAGGATGGTGGCCCGGAGGGGACATTACATGAAAGCAGACTTGCTGCGTTCCCAGTTTGATGCTTTAGAGCCTCCATTGgatgatgagaatgtgttgtCACTAGACATCAGTAGGAGCATCACTGATATGGCCATGGTGGTTGAAAAGCACATTAACAGACTCAAGACAACACCAGCAGTATTTTAA
- the LOC137135742 gene encoding probable gluconokinase isoform X3, with protein sequence MVRVAECLKINRQDDLHHNGSLRLWKVCILSVYRSTLGAVLSEKDRLPWLLKLHEIIQRERSSGSDALVVCSALKRLYRQILLNGSKALAASSSQDQEIQPSTSTGVFFLFLHGDYDLIYQRMVARRGHYMKADLLRSQFDALEPPLDDENVLSLDISRSITDMAMVVEKHINRLKTTPAVF encoded by the exons ATGGTACGAGTCGCAGAG TGTCTGAAGATCAACAGACAAGATGATTTACATCATAATGGGAGTCTCAGGCTGTGGAAAGTATGTATCCTGTCTGTGTATAG AAGCACCTTAGGAGCTGTTCTTTCAGAAAAG GACAGATTGCCTTGGCTTCTCAAACTACATGAAATTATTCAGAG AGAAAGGAGTTCAGGCTCTGATGCTCTTGTGGTGTGCTCCGCCCTGAAGCGCCTGTACAGACAAATCCTGCTCAATGGCTCCAAAGCCCTTGCTGCCTCTTCCAGTCAAGATCAAGAAATCCAGCCTTCCACCTCTACTggtgtcttttttcttttccttcatgGCGACTATGATCTCATTTACCAGAGGATGGTGGCCCGGAGGGGACATTACATGAAAGCAGACTTGCTGCGTTCCCAGTTTGATGCTTTAGAGCCTCCATTGgatgatgagaatgtgttgtCACTAGACATCAGTAGGAGCATCACTGATATGGCCATGGTGGTTGAAAAGCACATTAACAGACTCAAGACAACACCAGCAGTATTTTAA
- the LOC137135742 gene encoding probable gluconokinase isoform X2, with product MIYIIMGVSGCGKSTLGAVLSEKLGWPLYEGDDYHPQENIEKMARGEALTDQDRLPWLLKLHEIIQRERSSGSDALVVCSALKRLYRQILLNGSKALAASSSQDQEIQPSTSTGVFFLFLHGDYDLIYQRMVARRGHYMKADLLRSQFDALEPPLDDENVLSLDISRSITDMAMVVEKHINRLKTTPAVF from the exons ATGATTTACATCATAATGGGAGTCTCAGGCTGTGGAAA AAGCACCTTAGGAGCTGTTCTTTCAGAAAAG CTGGGCTGGCCACTGTATGAAGGGGATGATTACCACCCACAGGAAAACATAGAGAAAATGGCTCGTGGTGAAGCGCTCACGGATCAG GACAGATTGCCTTGGCTTCTCAAACTACATGAAATTATTCAGAG AGAAAGGAGTTCAGGCTCTGATGCTCTTGTGGTGTGCTCCGCCCTGAAGCGCCTGTACAGACAAATCCTGCTCAATGGCTCCAAAGCCCTTGCTGCCTCTTCCAGTCAAGATCAAGAAATCCAGCCTTCCACCTCTACTggtgtcttttttcttttccttcatgGCGACTATGATCTCATTTACCAGAGGATGGTGGCCCGGAGGGGACATTACATGAAAGCAGACTTGCTGCGTTCCCAGTTTGATGCTTTAGAGCCTCCATTGgatgatgagaatgtgttgtCACTAGACATCAGTAGGAGCATCACTGATATGGCCATGGTGGTTGAAAAGCACATTAACAGACTCAAGACAACACCAGCAGTATTTTAA